A region of Porites lutea chromosome 13, jaPorLute2.1, whole genome shotgun sequence DNA encodes the following proteins:
- the LOC140922747 gene encoding uncharacterized protein: MTTKAINGNIGDPFVNFKDFQHALGIAYYSLGDFQKAIEYHERHLKISKEVKDRAGEGKAYCNLGNAYDSLGDFQKAIEYHERDLKISKEVGDRAGEGKAYGNLGNAYDSLGYFQKAIEYHERDLKISKEVGDRAGEGKAYCNLGNAYDSLGYFQKAIEYHERDLKISKEVKDRAGEGKAYGNLGNAYDSLGYFQKAIEYHERHLKISKEVKDRAGEGKAYGNLGNAYDSLGYFQKAIEYHERHLKISKEVGDRVGEGKAYCNLGNAYNSIGDFQKAIEYHERHLKISKEVGNRAGEGKAYGNLGNAYDSLGYFQKAIEYHERDLKISKEVGDRAGEGKAYGNLGNAYDSLGYFQKAIEYHERHLKISKEVGDRAGEGKAYGNLGNAYHSLGDFQKAIEYHERDLKISKEVGDRAGEGKAYCNLGNAYHSLGYFQKAIEYHERDLKISKEVGDRTGEGKAYCNLGNTYHSLGDFQKATEYHERHLKISKEVGDRAGEGKAYGNLGNAYDSLGYFQKAIEYHERDLKISKEVGDRAGEGKAYCNLGNAYHSLGDFQKAIEYHERHLKISKEVGDRAGEGKAYGNLGNAYHSLGDFQKAIEYHERDLKISKEVGDRAGERKAYGNLGSAYHSLGDFQKAIEYHERRLKISKEVGDRAGEGKAYGNLGNAYDSLGDFQKAIEYHERDLKISKEVGDRAGEGKAYCNLGNAYDSLGDFQKAIEYHERDLKISKEVGDRAGEGKAYGNLGNAYHSLGDFQKAIEYHERDLKISKEVGDRAGEGKAYCNLGNTYHSLGDFQKATEYHERHLKISKEVGDRAGEGKAYCNLGNAYDSLGDFQKAIEYHERHLKISKEVGNRAGEGKAYCNLGNTYHSLGDFQKATEYHERHLKISKEVGDRAGEGKAYGNLGNAYHSLGDFQKAVHYYKDSVLAFEHIRGNLISNDEWKISLRSTYEVSYSRLWWLQFKQGKVVEALLTANHGRAGALNDLLEFKYGFKGLRPEIRTPSATTGDILNYLPSNAAFIAIKEGGIVLWVNEKGKEIKTRRTEIDVSVTTYFQSLLETAHEEIGVRADVNCEDRVLRNPSVKKLSEKRSNKPTSHSSYFETNSLQTFYNVVIDPIRDLLQGDEVVIVPQGPLCLAPYAAFMDLKSKYLFETFRIRLLPSLSSLRLIQNCPSDWHRKTGALLVGDPWVQQIRYQKKLEQLIWAEKEVRMIGKLLQTLPLIGKQATKDEVLRRISSVALVHIAAHGDMETGEIALTPNTTRSSQIPGEEDYLLTMKDVLKAQIRARLVVLSCCHSARGEVKPEGVVGIARAFLGAGARSVLVSLWAIDDEATMEFMEFFYRQLVDGRSASEALNKAMKSMRESDRFSVVKYWAPFVLIGDDVTLEFEGIK, translated from the coding sequence ATGACAACCAAAGCTATTAATGGCAATATTGGCGACCCTTTTGTCAACTTTAAAGATTTCCAGCACGCCCTAGGCATCGCCTATTACAGTCtgggagatttccagaaagccatagagtaccatgaacgacacctcaaaatttcaaaagaagtgaaagacagggcaggagaaggaaaagcgtactgtaatcttggcaacgcctatgacagtcttggagatttccagaaagccatagagtaccatgaacgagacctcaaaatttcgaaagaagtgggagacagggcaggagaaggaaaagcgtacggtaatcttggcaacgcctatgacagtcttggatatttccagaaagccatagagtaccatgaacgagacctcaaaatttcgaaagaagtgggagacagggcaggagaaggaaaagcgtactgtaatcttggcaacgcctatgacagtcttggatatttccagaaagccatagagtaccatgaacgagacctcaaaatttcgaaagaagtgaaagacagggcaggagaaggaaaagcgtacggtaatcttggcaacgcctatgacagtcttggatatttccagaaagccatagagtaccatgaacgacacctcaaaatttcgaaagaagtgaaagacagggcaggagaaggaaaagcgtacggtaatcttggcaacgcctatgacagtcttggatatttccagaaagccatagagtaccatgaacgacacctcaaaatttcgaaagaagtgggagacagggtaggagaaggaaaagcgtactgtaatcttggcaacgcctataacagtattggagatttccagaaagccatagagtaccatgaacgacacctcaaaatttcgaaagaagtgggaaacagggcaggagaaggaaaagcgtacggtaatcttggcaacgcctatgacagtcttggatatttccagaaagccatagagtaccatgaacgagacctcaaaatttcgaaagaagtgggagacagggcaggagaaggaaaagcgtacggtaatcttggcaacgcctatgacagtcttggatatttccagaaagccatagagtaccatgaacgacacctcaaaatttcgaaagaagtgggagacagggcaggagaaggaaaagcgtacggtaatcttggcaacgcctatcacagtcttggagatttccagaaagccatagagtaccatgaacgagacctcaaaatttcgaaagaagtgggagacagggcgggagaaggaaaagcgtactgtaatcttggcaacgcctatcacagtcttggatatttccagaaagccatagagtaccatgaacgagacctcaaaatttcgaaagaagtgggagacaggacaggagaaggaaaagcgtactgtaatcttggcaacacctatcacagtcttggagatttccagaaagccacagagtaccatgaacgacacctcaaaatttcgaaagaagtgggagacagggcaggagaaggaaaagcgtacggtaatcttggcaacgcctatgacagtcttggatatttccagaaagccatagagtaccatgaacgagacctcaaaatttcgaaagaagtgggagacagggcaggagaaggaaaagcgtactgtaatcttggcaacgcctatcacagtcttggagatttccagaaagccatagagtaccatgaacgacacctcaaaatttcgaaagaagtgggagacagggcaggagaaggaaaagcgtacggtaatcttggcaacgcctatcacagtcttggagatttccagaaagccatagagtaccatgaacgagacctcaaaatttcgaaagaagtgggagacagggcaggagaacgaaaagcgtacggtaatcttggcagcgcctatcacagtcttggagatttccagaaagccatagagtaccatgaacgacgcctcaaaatttcgaaagaagtgggagacagggcaggagaaggaaaagcgtacggtaatcttggcaacgcctatgacagtcttggagatttccagaaagccatagagtaccatgaacgagacctcaaaatttcgaaagaagtgggagacagggcaggagaaggaaaagcgtactgtaatcttggcaatgcctatgacagtcttggagatttccagaaagccatagagtaccatgaacgagacctcaaaatttcgaaagaagtgggagacagggcaggagaaggaaaagcgtacggtaatcttggcaacgcctatcacagtcttggagatttccagaaagccatagagtaccatgaacgagacctcaaaatttcgaaagaagtgggagacagggcaggagaaggaaaagcgtactgtaatcttggcaacacctatcacagtcttggagatttccagaaagccacagagtaccatgaacgacacctcaaaatttcgaaagaagtgggagacagggcaggagaaggaaaagcgtactgtaatcttggcaacgcctatgacagtcttggagatttccagaaagccatagagtaccatgaacgccacctcaaaatttcgaaagaagtgggaaacagggcaggagaaggaaaagcgtactgtaatcttggcaacacctatcacagtcttggagatttccagaaagccacagagtaccatgaacgacacctcaaaatttcgaaagaagtgggagacagggcaggagaaggaaaagcgtacggtaatcttggcaacgcctatcacagtcttggagatttccagaaagccgtTCACTATTATAAAGACAGTGTTTTGGCCTTCGAACATATCAGGGGAAATCTCATATCTAATGACGAATGGAAGATTAGCCTAAGGAGTACGTATGAGGTTAGTTATTCCAGGCTATGGTGGCTGCAGTTTAAGCAAGGTAAAGTCGTTGAGGCACTTTTAACTGCTAATCATGGACGTGCAGGAGCTTTGAATGATCTGCTGGAGTTCAAGTATGGGTTCAAAGGGTTACGTCCAGAAATAAGAACACCCTCTGCAACAACAGGTGACATTCTTAATTACCTACCATCAAATGCAGCTTTCATAGCGATCAAGGAGGGAGGAATAGTTCTCTGGGTGaacgagaaaggaaaagaaataaaaactagAAGAACTGAGATCGATGTCTCGGTCACAACCTATTTTCAGTCTCTATTGGAGACTGCACATGAAGAAATAGGTGTAAGAGCTGATGTCAACTGTGAAGATCGCGTATTAAGAAACCCAAGTGTTAAAAAGTTATCAGAAAAAAGATCCAATAAGCCAACGTCTCATTCCTCATATTTTGAGACAAACTCGTTACAAACATTTTACAATGTTGTCATAGACCCTATAAGAGACTTACTCCAGGGCGATGAGGTTGTGATTGTTCCACAAGGACCTCTGTGTTTGGCGCCTTATGCTGCTTTCATGGACTTGAAGTCAAAGTACCTCTTCGAAACTTTTAGAATTCGTCTGCTTCCCTCACTTTCTAGTCTTCGATTAATCCAAAATTGTCCCTCAGATTGGCACAGGAAGACAGGCGCACTTCTAGTCGGTGATCCTTGGGTACAGCAAATACGTTATCAGAAGAAACTAGAGCAGTTAATTTGGGCCGAAAAAGAAGTTCGGATGATCGGGAAATTACTTCAAACTCTCCCTCTTATCGGAAAGCAGGCAACAAAAGATGAAGTTTTAAGGCGTATCTCCTCGGTTGCTTTGGTGCACATTGCTGCTCACGGTGATATGGAAACAGGGGAAATTGCCTTAACCCCAAACACAACACGTTCATCCCAGATTCCAGGCGAGGAGGATTATCTCTTAACtatgaaagatgttttaaagGCGCAGATTAGGGCAAGACTTGTTGTACTTAGTTGTTGTCATAGTGCTCGGGGAGAAGTCAAACCTGAGGGTGTGGTCGGCATCGCACGGGCATTTTTGGGtgctggtgctcgttctgtTCTGGTGTCCCTTTGGGCGATTGACGACGAGGCTACGATGGAGTTCATGGAATTTTTCTACCGACAACTAGTCGATGGAAGAAGTGCCAGTGAGGCTCTAAATAAAGCCATGAAATCTATGAGAGAATCTGACCGCTTTAGTGTAGTGAAGTACTGGGCACCGTTTGTTCTCATTGGTGACGACGTGACGCTTGAGTTTGAGGGCATCAAATAA